In a genomic window of Pirellulales bacterium:
- a CDS encoding farnesyl diphosphate synthase has protein sequence MEASTAPFTEFSAHAAALIADALDAYTQLPPDCPPRLCEAIRYSLLAPGKRLRPLLVLMTAEACGGNIDTAMPAACAVEMVHAYSLIHDDLPCMDDDDLRRGRPTCHKVYGEALAVLAGDALLTMAFEVLSRDVRPARVAADCCLELARAAGPAALVGGQADDLDGTTEIADIGRLEAIHRRKTGAMFQVSIRLGAMIARASRRQRSALEKYGQRLGLAFQIVDDLLDVGGDETKLGKRAGKDADRGKLTFPGLLGVDESRRRAEQLIAEARSAVASLGPQAEGLEALARAVLERNH, from the coding sequence ATGGAAGCGTCGACCGCCCCCTTCACAGAATTCTCGGCCCACGCTGCGGCTTTGATCGCCGACGCGCTGGACGCCTACACGCAGCTCCCCCCCGATTGCCCACCGCGCCTATGCGAAGCCATCCGCTACAGCCTGCTCGCGCCGGGTAAGCGGTTGCGGCCCCTGTTGGTGTTAATGACGGCCGAAGCCTGCGGTGGAAATATCGATACGGCGATGCCCGCCGCCTGTGCCGTCGAAATGGTGCATGCCTACTCGCTCATCCACGACGACCTGCCGTGCATGGACGACGATGACTTGCGTCGCGGCCGTCCGACGTGCCACAAAGTATATGGCGAAGCCCTGGCCGTGCTGGCCGGCGATGCCCTGCTGACCATGGCGTTCGAAGTTCTGTCGCGTGACGTGCGGCCGGCGCGGGTGGCGGCGGATTGCTGCCTGGAGTTGGCCCGTGCCGCCGGGCCCGCAGCGCTCGTGGGTGGCCAGGCCGACGACCTGGACGGTACGACCGAGATTGCGGACATCGGCCGCCTGGAGGCGATTCACCGTCGCAAGACCGGCGCGATGTTTCAGGTCTCGATTCGCCTGGGGGCGATGATCGCTCGGGCGTCTCGCCGGCAACGGTCCGCCTTGGAAAAATACGGCCAGCGGCTGGGCCTGGCTTTTCAAATCGTAGACGATCTTCTGGACGTGGGCGGAGATGAGACGAAACTGGGAAAGAGGGCAGGCAAGGACGCGGATCGGGGAAAGCTGACTTTCCCCGGCTTGTTGGGTGTGGACGAAAGCCGCCGCCGGGCCGAGCAGTTGATCGCCGAAGCCCGGTCGGCCGTGGCGTCCTTGGGACCTCAAGCCGAGGGATTGGAAGCCTTGGCCCGTGCTGTGCTGGAAAGGAACCACTAA
- a CDS encoding amino acid permease, translating to MSWNQLFRRKNIEVLLADMAGEHQLRRVLGPVSLTALGVGAIIGAGIFVMTGQVAAVDAGPAIVVSFAFAALGCALAALCYAEFAAMVPIAGSAYTYAYATLGELFAWIIGWDLMLEYAMSCATVAASWTHYFNALLASVNLPQIPAYLISDPFTDRDAWFNLPGALVMLVVTIVLVRGIRESATANAILVMIKLGVVLLVIAVGAFYIAPANWTSVPSNERLLPEQVLVPDMAYHYALNVEKLDKQSAKPRAATLAKQTLALFKIAEARQDGARMVKEGVLSQEEADTRVRDAMILHEPDAPTAAKDKEAAAALLAKLQEEAPVKAAEKWGMLGLLGLNNILVPIDDATRSPFMPYGISGLMLGASLVFFAFIGFDAVSTQAEEARNPQRDMPIAIMASLVLCTVLYIAVSAIITGMVPYPKIDQHAAIASAFADIGEKEHSTGLRLTSGLIAAGGLAGMTSVLLVTFLSQVRVFMAMSRDGLLPPVFSHVHPKYRSPHLATMLTGGVICLVAAFTPINDLTKMVNIGTLLAFIVVCAAVLMLRIQRPEVERPFRCPAIWIVAPLGILVNLTMMLFLPLSTWLRLVIWLGLGLAIYLLYSRLHSRLSRETIHEIKRHGMTGSNTPLQG from the coding sequence ATGTCTTGGAATCAATTGTTTCGGCGCAAGAATATCGAAGTCCTGCTGGCCGACATGGCCGGCGAACATCAATTGCGCCGGGTGCTGGGGCCTGTTTCGCTCACCGCTCTGGGTGTCGGCGCGATCATCGGCGCCGGTATTTTCGTGATGACGGGCCAGGTTGCTGCCGTCGATGCGGGCCCGGCCATCGTGGTGTCATTTGCATTTGCGGCGCTCGGCTGCGCCTTGGCCGCATTGTGCTATGCCGAATTCGCCGCCATGGTTCCGATCGCTGGTAGCGCTTACACCTACGCGTATGCCACGCTGGGCGAGTTGTTCGCCTGGATCATCGGCTGGGACTTGATGCTCGAATACGCCATGAGCTGCGCGACGGTAGCGGCCTCGTGGACGCATTATTTCAACGCGCTACTGGCGTCGGTCAATTTGCCGCAGATTCCCGCGTATCTGATCTCCGATCCGTTCACCGATCGCGACGCCTGGTTCAACCTGCCCGGTGCGCTCGTGATGCTCGTGGTGACGATCGTTTTGGTGCGCGGGATTCGCGAGAGTGCCACGGCTAACGCCATTCTGGTGATGATCAAGCTGGGGGTCGTGCTGTTGGTAATCGCCGTCGGAGCGTTCTACATCGCACCGGCGAACTGGACGAGCGTGCCGTCGAACGAACGGTTGCTGCCCGAGCAGGTGCTGGTGCCCGACATGGCGTATCACTACGCCTTGAACGTCGAAAAGCTCGACAAACAATCCGCGAAGCCGCGCGCCGCGACTCTGGCAAAACAGACCCTGGCGCTGTTCAAAATCGCTGAAGCACGCCAGGACGGCGCCCGCATGGTCAAGGAGGGAGTGCTGAGCCAGGAGGAGGCCGACACCCGGGTCCGCGACGCCATGATATTGCACGAGCCTGACGCGCCGACCGCCGCCAAAGACAAGGAAGCGGCGGCTGCGCTGCTGGCCAAGCTGCAGGAAGAAGCGCCCGTCAAGGCGGCTGAAAAATGGGGCATGCTAGGTCTCTTGGGCCTGAACAACATTCTTGTGCCCATCGACGATGCGACGCGATCCCCGTTCATGCCGTACGGCATCTCGGGCCTGATGCTGGGGGCGTCGCTGGTATTCTTCGCCTTCATCGGATTCGACGCGGTGTCGACGCAGGCCGAAGAGGCGCGCAATCCGCAGCGCGACATGCCGATCGCGATCATGGCCTCGCTCGTCCTGTGTACCGTGCTGTACATCGCGGTTTCCGCAATCATCACGGGCATGGTCCCGTACCCGAAAATCGATCAGCATGCGGCGATCGCCAGTGCCTTTGCCGACATCGGCGAGAAAGAACACAGCACCGGGCTGCGGCTCACCTCGGGCTTGATCGCCGCCGGCGGCCTGGCCGGCATGACGAGCGTGCTCTTGGTGACGTTTCTCAGCCAGGTGCGCGTCTTCATGGCGATGTCGCGCGACGGTCTGCTGCCGCCGGTTTTCAGTCACGTACACCCCAAGTATCGCTCGCCGCATTTGGCCACGATGCTCACCGGCGGCGTGATCTGCCTGGTCGCGGCGTTCACGCCGATCAACGACCTGACGAAAATGGTCAACATCGGCACGCTCCTGGCGTTCATCGTCGTCTGTGCGGCGGTGCTGATGTTGCGCATTCAACGGCCCGAGGTCGAACGGCCGTTCCGCTGCCCGGCGATCTGGATCGTGGCCCCCTTGGGCATCCTGGTGAACCTGACCATGATGCTGTTTCTGCCGCTAAGCACCTGGTTGCGGCTCGTGATCTGGCTCGGTTTGGGGCTGGCGATTTATCTGCTGTACAGCCGCCTGCACAGCCGCCTTTCCCGCGAGACGATCCACGAAATCAAACGTCACGGGATGACCGGCAGCAACACGCCGCTGCAGGGCTGA
- a CDS encoding SMP-30/gluconolactonase/LRE family protein has protein sequence MALGRLWSLVVITAATCAIAAGGWFPAKLSAAEKAPTFGKIERKDPRFDQLIPTDAALEKIGEGYDWAEGPAWDKKNKWLLFSDIPPNRVMRWKAGEGVTLFLHPAGYTGTKPRGGEPGSNGLHFDSQGRLILCQHGDRRIARLKADGKSFETLADKYDGKRFNSPNDAVFKSNGDLYFTDPPYGLEGLNDDPAKELKFNGVYRLAKDGTVTLLTKEMTFPNGIGFSPDEKTLYVAQSDPKAPIWKAFDVKADGTLGSSRVFADATAWAEAGRKGLPDGLKVDQKGNVFATGPGGVHVFAADGAHLGTIDTGEATANCGFGEDGTVLFVCADMYLGRIQTKTKGLGF, from the coding sequence ATGGCTCTCGGACGCTTGTGGTCCTTGGTGGTGATAACGGCGGCGACATGTGCGATTGCAGCCGGCGGGTGGTTCCCGGCCAAACTGTCTGCCGCGGAAAAGGCCCCGACGTTTGGCAAGATCGAACGTAAGGACCCACGTTTCGACCAGCTCATTCCCACGGACGCCGCGCTTGAGAAAATCGGCGAAGGCTATGATTGGGCCGAAGGGCCGGCGTGGGATAAGAAGAACAAATGGCTGCTGTTCTCCGACATCCCGCCGAATCGTGTGATGCGCTGGAAAGCGGGCGAAGGCGTGACCCTGTTTTTGCACCCCGCCGGCTACACCGGCACGAAGCCGCGCGGCGGCGAGCCGGGGAGCAACGGCCTGCACTTCGATTCCCAGGGACGCCTGATTCTTTGCCAGCACGGCGACCGGCGGATCGCTCGCCTCAAGGCCGACGGCAAGTCGTTCGAAACCTTGGCGGACAAATACGACGGCAAACGCTTCAACAGCCCGAACGATGCGGTCTTCAAATCCAACGGCGATTTGTACTTCACCGATCCACCCTATGGCCTCGAGGGACTGAATGACGATCCGGCCAAGGAACTGAAATTCAACGGCGTCTATCGTTTGGCCAAAGATGGCACCGTGACGCTCTTGACCAAGGAAATGACGTTTCCCAACGGCATCGGTTTCTCGCCCGACGAGAAGACGCTGTACGTGGCCCAGTCCGATCCCAAAGCGCCGATCTGGAAGGCGTTTGACGTCAAGGCGGATGGCACGCTCGGCTCGTCACGCGTGTTTGCGGATGCGACCGCCTGGGCCGAAGCCGGTCGCAAAGGGTTGCCCGACGGTTTGAAGGTCGACCAGAAGGGGAACGTTTTTGCCACCGGCCCCGGCGGCGTACACGTGTTCGCCGCCGACGGAGCGCACTTAGGCACGATCGACACGGGCGAGGCCACGGCGAATTGCGGGTTCGGCGAGGATGGCACGGTGCTGTTCGTGTGTGCCGATATGTACCTGGGTCGGATCCAAACCAAGACCAAGGGGCTGGGGTTCTAG
- the xseA gene encoding exodeoxyribonuclease VII large subunit, which produces MSAAELFSPEQTPVLSVGDLTDQIKGILEGTFTDVWVSGEISNLSRPQSGHYYLTLKDDRAQLRAVMWRGAAARVRFDLEDGLEVVCQGDLDVYAPRGSYQLVIRQIEPKGIGALELALRKLRERLAAEGLFAAERKRPLPRFPRRIAFVTSPTGAAVRDFLEVLRRRWGGAHVIIVPTRVQGDGASLEIAAAIEAANRLPWEIDCLVVGRGGGSLEDLWAFNEEPVIRAIHASRIPVISAVGHEIDVTLSDLVADVRALTPSDAALRVAPAADEVAAALHVCQRRLTTALRSMAAQSRARLQTIENRRALRRPFDRVHDLMQRLDELSTRSNRVMRRQLNDARQRTARLAAHLESLSPLGVLARGYSLTTREEDGKLVRDAGQLAIGDRIRTRFASGEAVSRIESTG; this is translated from the coding sequence ATGTCCGCCGCCGAACTTTTCTCGCCTGAACAAACGCCCGTCCTTTCGGTCGGTGATCTCACCGATCAGATCAAAGGGATCCTCGAAGGCACCTTTACCGACGTGTGGGTGTCGGGCGAAATCTCGAATCTTTCCCGCCCGCAATCCGGGCACTATTACCTGACGCTCAAGGACGATCGCGCGCAGCTACGGGCCGTGATGTGGCGCGGGGCCGCGGCACGCGTGCGCTTCGATCTGGAAGACGGCCTGGAAGTCGTCTGCCAGGGGGATCTCGACGTTTATGCCCCGCGCGGTAGTTACCAACTGGTGATCCGGCAGATCGAGCCCAAAGGGATCGGCGCGCTGGAACTCGCTCTGCGAAAGCTGCGCGAGCGGCTGGCCGCGGAAGGCTTATTCGCCGCGGAACGCAAGCGCCCGCTGCCAAGATTTCCGCGGCGCATCGCATTTGTCACCAGCCCGACCGGCGCAGCGGTGCGAGATTTTCTCGAAGTCCTCCGCCGGCGCTGGGGCGGCGCGCACGTGATCATCGTGCCGACGCGCGTGCAGGGGGACGGCGCGAGCCTGGAAATTGCGGCCGCCATCGAGGCGGCCAATCGCTTGCCCTGGGAAATCGACTGCCTGGTCGTCGGCCGCGGCGGCGGCAGCCTCGAAGACCTGTGGGCGTTCAACGAAGAGCCCGTGATCCGCGCCATTCACGCTTCGCGCATTCCGGTGATTTCGGCGGTTGGGCATGAAATCGACGTCACCCTGTCGGACCTGGTGGCGGACGTGCGTGCGCTCACGCCTAGCGACGCGGCGCTGCGCGTCGCTCCGGCGGCTGACGAAGTCGCCGCGGCCTTGCACGTCTGCCAGCGCCGGCTGACCACGGCTTTGCGATCGATGGCGGCACAATCACGCGCGCGACTGCAAACGATCGAAAACCGCCGCGCCCTTCGCCGACCGTTCGACCGCGTTCACGATCTCATGCAACGCCTTGATGAACTATCGACGCGCAGCAACCGCGTGATGCGCCGGCAATTGAATGACGCCCGGCAGCGCACGGCCCGGCTGGCCGCGCACCTGGAATCGCTCAGCCCGTTGGGCGTGCTGGCGCGTGGCTATAGCCTGACGACGCGCGAAGAGGATGGGAAGCTTGTCCGCGATGCCGGGCAACTGGCGATCGGCGATCGCATTCGCACGCGCTTCGCCAGCGGCGAAGCGGTCAGTCGCATTGAATCGACGGGATGA
- the dxs gene encoding 1-deoxy-D-xylulose-5-phosphate synthase translates to MDELLSRIESPKDLQGLSLVQLEQLAAEMREALCNLVSNRTAHFASNLGVVELCLALHTTFDFSRDRLIWDTGHQIYPHKLITGRYRDFSTIRTKGGLMGYPNPQESDYDLFMTGHAGCSVSTALGLKSGDDLQPGQEDRHSVAVIGDGAFPSGIVFEALNNLGGLKKRMLVILNDNKMSICPRVGGMADYFDRLRLNPLYTGLKHEVSKALQMVPLGDQMERLLDQARYSIKAGLHGGMLFEELGIRYMGPIDGHNIGQLCKYLKLVKDVEGPVLLHVVTEKGHGFQPAAEDPVSFHTPAPFRRESDGGVAMKKSSSRAYTNVASAAIADCMQANPKVTVMTAAMCQGNNLERVRDTFADRFFDTGICESHAVAFAAGQAKTGLRPIVDIYSTFLQRSYDQIFQEVALQNLPVTFMLDRAGLTGPDGPTHHGSYDIGYMRLFPNMTVMAPGDETDLVAMLDFALQHAGPTSLRYPKATAERIERTPLPIEWGRAEVLDWGHDCMIIACGTLLGDCTRAAAALRAEGLDVGVINARFIKPLDTETVLRAIETASLVVTVEEGALPGGFGSAVVEAATDAGISAAHVRRLGLPDRFVEHGERAELLAELGLDAAGIAATIRDWAADAQLIRSDERRRVG, encoded by the coding sequence ATGGACGAACTGCTCTCGCGTATTGAATCGCCCAAGGACCTGCAGGGACTGTCGCTCGTGCAGCTCGAGCAATTGGCTGCCGAGATGCGCGAAGCGCTCTGCAACCTGGTCTCGAACCGCACGGCCCACTTTGCCTCGAACCTGGGCGTGGTCGAGCTATGCCTGGCGCTGCACACCACGTTTGATTTCAGCCGCGACCGGCTGATCTGGGACACGGGGCACCAGATCTATCCGCACAAGCTGATCACGGGCCGGTATCGCGATTTCTCCACGATTCGTACGAAGGGGGGCCTGATGGGCTACCCCAACCCCCAGGAAAGCGACTACGACCTGTTCATGACCGGCCACGCCGGCTGTAGCGTGTCGACGGCGCTGGGCCTCAAGAGCGGCGATGATCTGCAGCCGGGCCAAGAGGATCGCCATTCGGTGGCCGTCATCGGCGACGGCGCATTCCCGTCGGGCATCGTCTTCGAGGCGCTTAACAACCTGGGCGGCCTGAAAAAGCGCATGCTCGTGATCCTGAACGACAACAAGATGTCGATCTGCCCGCGCGTCGGTGGTATGGCCGACTACTTCGATCGCCTGCGGCTCAATCCGCTGTACACGGGGCTGAAGCACGAGGTCTCGAAAGCGCTGCAGATGGTGCCCTTGGGCGACCAGATGGAGCGCTTGCTCGATCAGGCCCGCTACTCGATCAAGGCCGGCCTGCATGGCGGCATGCTGTTCGAAGAGCTTGGGATCCGCTACATGGGCCCGATCGACGGCCACAATATCGGCCAGTTGTGCAAGTACCTGAAGCTGGTCAAAGACGTCGAAGGACCGGTGCTCCTGCACGTGGTGACCGAAAAAGGGCACGGCTTTCAGCCGGCTGCCGAGGATCCCGTCTCGTTCCACACGCCGGCGCCCTTCCGTCGCGAAAGCGATGGGGGCGTGGCGATGAAGAAGAGCTCCTCGCGGGCCTACACCAATGTCGCCAGCGCCGCGATCGCCGATTGCATGCAGGCTAACCCCAAGGTCACGGTGATGACCGCCGCCATGTGCCAGGGAAATAACCTGGAGCGCGTGCGCGACACGTTCGCGGATCGCTTCTTCGATACCGGCATTTGCGAGTCGCACGCCGTGGCGTTCGCCGCCGGGCAAGCCAAGACAGGGCTGCGGCCGATCGTCGATATTTACAGCACTTTCTTGCAGCGCAGTTACGACCAGATTTTCCAGGAGGTCGCCCTGCAAAACCTGCCCGTCACGTTCATGCTCGATCGCGCGGGCCTGACGGGGCCGGATGGGCCGACGCATCATGGTTCGTACGACATCGGCTATATGCGTCTGTTCCCGAACATGACCGTCATGGCGCCCGGGGACGAAACCGACCTGGTCGCGATGCTCGATTTCGCCCTGCAACATGCCGGTCCGACATCGCTCCGCTATCCGAAAGCGACGGCCGAGCGGATCGAGCGCACGCCGCTGCCGATCGAGTGGGGACGTGCCGAAGTGCTCGATTGGGGGCACGATTGCATGATCATCGCCTGCGGCACGCTGTTGGGCGATTGCACCCGGGCCGCGGCCGCGCTGCGGGCAGAAGGGCTCGACGTGGGCGTCATCAACGCCCGCTTCATCAAGCCGCTCGATACTGAGACGGTCCTGCGAGCTATCGAGACGGCGAGCCTGGTCGTAACGGTCGAAGAAGGTGCTCTGCCGGGCGGTTTTGGTAGCGCCGTCGTCGAAGCGGCGACGGACGCCGGAATCTCGGCCGCGCACGTGCGTCGGCTGGGCCTGCCGGACCGCTTTGTCGAGCATGGCGAGCGGGCCGAGCTGCTGGCCGAGTTGGGGCTCGACGCCGCGGGCATAGCGGCCACGATCCGCGACTGGGCCGCCGATGCGCAGCTCATCCGTTCCGACGAACGTCGCCGCGTCGGTTAG
- a CDS encoding AAA family ATPase, with the protein MLDELKLSIRCGRALLAVETRDEDRAVEIARHAAEELSLSVYEWSVTTGLVQTRPSRVEAGVGAGKPTAALEHVLKNRYPNALYVFKDLGAHGRDPFLLRQLRDIAGLERPTVLLIDADPLPEPMRRLAMPLSLKLPESDELREVVRSTFRAVKNQSFHEITSRLTKREMDQLVQTLRGLTRADAAKVVAAAIHVDNALTAEDLPRIIEDKRSLLQTSGCLESISVNVEVDEIGGLDNLKRWLAHRRGGMTSRARDFGLEPPRGILLLGVQGCGKSLCAKIVASDWNMPLLRMDPGVLYQKYVGETEDRLRASLAQAERMAPVVLWIDEIEKAFASAGSESADGGLSHRMFGTLLTWMQEHSSPIFMVATANNLDALPPELMRKGRFDEVFFVDLPNGEARRRIFDIHLARRKRNPADFQMDALIAATEGFSGAEIEQLIIGAMYEAFGSGCELTDQHLLTQAQNTRPLGVLMRERIAGLRAWAQGRCVSAD; encoded by the coding sequence GTGCTCGATGAATTGAAGCTGTCGATTCGCTGCGGTCGCGCGCTATTGGCGGTAGAAACGCGCGACGAAGACCGGGCTGTCGAAATCGCACGGCACGCGGCCGAAGAGTTGAGCCTCTCCGTCTACGAATGGAGCGTGACGACGGGCCTGGTGCAAACCCGGCCCTCGCGCGTCGAAGCGGGGGTAGGCGCTGGCAAGCCGACGGCGGCGCTCGAGCACGTGCTGAAGAACCGCTACCCGAACGCGCTCTACGTCTTCAAGGATCTGGGCGCGCACGGCCGCGATCCGTTTCTGCTGCGCCAATTGCGCGATATCGCCGGCCTCGAGCGGCCCACGGTTTTGCTCATCGATGCGGACCCTCTGCCCGAACCGATGCGCCGGCTGGCGATGCCCTTGTCACTGAAGCTGCCGGAATCGGACGAATTGCGGGAAGTGGTGCGGTCCACTTTTCGCGCGGTGAAGAACCAGAGTTTTCACGAAATCACCAGCCGGCTCACCAAGCGCGAGATGGACCAGTTGGTGCAAACGCTGCGCGGGCTCACCCGCGCCGACGCCGCCAAGGTCGTGGCCGCGGCGATTCACGTCGACAATGCGCTCACGGCCGAGGACCTGCCCCGCATTATCGAGGATAAGCGCAGCCTGTTACAGACGTCGGGCTGCCTGGAGTCGATCTCGGTCAATGTCGAGGTGGACGAGATCGGCGGGCTCGACAATCTGAAACGATGGCTCGCCCATCGGCGCGGCGGCATGACCTCGCGGGCGCGCGATTTCGGGCTCGAGCCGCCGCGCGGCATCCTGCTCTTGGGCGTGCAGGGGTGCGGCAAGAGCTTGTGCGCGAAAATCGTCGCCTCGGATTGGAACATGCCGCTGTTGCGGATGGATCCTGGCGTTCTCTATCAGAAATATGTTGGCGAAACCGAGGACCGCTTGCGGGCATCTTTGGCCCAGGCCGAACGGATGGCGCCCGTCGTGCTGTGGATCGACGAGATAGAAAAGGCCTTCGCCTCGGCCGGCAGCGAATCGGCCGATGGCGGTCTGTCGCACCGGATGTTCGGCACGCTCTTGACCTGGATGCAGGAGCACTCTTCGCCGATTTTCATGGTGGCCACGGCCAATAATCTCGACGCATTGCCGCCGGAGCTGATGCGCAAGGGGCGGTTTGACGAAGTGTTCTTCGTCGACCTGCCCAACGGTGAGGCGCGTCGGCGGATCTTCGACATTCATTTGGCCCGGCGAAAACGCAATCCGGCCGACTTCCAGATGGATGCTTTGATCGCGGCGACCGAAGGTTTCAGCGGCGCCGAAATCGAGCAACTGATCATCGGCGCGATGTACGAAGCGTTCGGCAGCGGCTGCGAGCTGACCGACCAGCACCTTTTAACGCAAGCTCAGAACACGCGACCACTGGGCGTGTTGATGCGCGAACGCATCGCCGGGTTGCGAGCTTGGGCCCAGGGGCGGTGCGTGTCGGCCGACTAA
- a CDS encoding sigma-70 family RNA polymerase sigma factor — protein MATWETLTIDDEPPAGIRGEELIARMAAGDRPAFALFYDLYAPRVLGTLLRGLRHRADAEDVLQETFHRVWRAAPQYSAERSSPEVWLMLIARSRLIDFIRRRRPQATGLLAHTSATPFDPLAGLAHDEAAAQVKNALARLPAEQRAAISLSYFGGLTHREVAAHEEIPLGTAKTRILLGIRSMRKMLSATEEPKQGDIE, from the coding sequence GTGGCGACGTGGGAAACTCTGACGATCGATGACGAACCTCCCGCCGGAATTCGCGGCGAGGAGTTGATCGCGCGTATGGCCGCTGGCGATCGTCCGGCCTTCGCGTTGTTCTACGATCTGTACGCGCCCCGCGTCCTGGGCACGCTGCTGCGGGGCCTGCGACACCGGGCGGACGCCGAAGACGTCTTGCAGGAAACCTTTCATCGCGTGTGGCGCGCCGCGCCGCAATATTCGGCCGAGCGATCGAGTCCCGAAGTGTGGTTGATGCTGATCGCGCGTTCGCGGCTGATCGATTTTATTCGCCGCCGCCGTCCGCAGGCGACCGGCTTGCTCGCGCATACGAGTGCCACGCCGTTCGACCCGCTGGCCGGTTTGGCGCATGACGAGGCGGCCGCTCAGGTCAAGAACGCGCTCGCACGACTCCCCGCCGAACAGCGGGCCGCGATCTCGCTCTCCTACTTCGGCGGCCTCACGCACCGCGAGGTGGCCGCGCATGAGGAGATTCCACTCGGCACTGCCAAGACGCGGATCCTGCTGGGTATTCGCTCGATGCGCAAAATGTTGTCCGCCACCGAGGAACCAAAACAAGGGGACATCGAGTGA
- the xseB gene encoding exodeoxyribonuclease VII small subunit, with amino-acid sequence MASDESESQPRPNFEQALAELETIMHELEEGKLGLAEGLARYEQGVGLLKQCHELLSQAERRIELLCGVDADGNPITQPFEPGPEQTLEDKARTRGKRRSAPRPTEERGSDEAESAGDIDEPRGLF; translated from the coding sequence TTGGCCAGCGACGAATCAGAATCCCAGCCCCGTCCCAACTTCGAGCAGGCCCTGGCCGAGCTCGAAACGATCATGCATGAGCTCGAAGAAGGGAAGCTCGGGCTGGCCGAGGGCCTCGCGCGGTACGAACAGGGCGTTGGCCTTTTGAAGCAGTGCCACGAGCTCTTGAGCCAGGCCGAACGCCGGATCGAGCTGTTATGCGGCGTCGACGCCGATGGCAACCCCATCACCCAACCGTTCGAGCCGGGCCCTGAGCAGACCTTGGAAGATAAGGCCCGAACGCGTGGAAAGCGGCGCTCGGCACCCCGCCCGACCGAGGAAAGAGGGTCCGACGAGGCAGAATCTGCCGGCGACATAGACGAACCGCGCGGGCTCTTTTAG
- a CDS encoding lysophospholipid acyltransferase family protein, translating to MKIRSHTLVKSLALTAATTVRTWMGTLDYRVSFYDPTIDPVDPRYRGQKIYIFWHEYILFPIYLRGHNNLAMLLSQHNDADILSRVAHHLGFQFVRGSSRRGGATALRELLAKSQNMNLTITPDGPRGPRRRLAQGPVYLASKLGIPVVPMGFGYDRPWRFDSWDRFAIPRPFSRARAVVSPMMNIPPDLDRDGIEHYRVEVERMLNRLTLEAEAWAEAGTRKVNEFVCRRERFGTGRDTAVGWPLVPSKEILAPRRHGGTELAA from the coding sequence ATGAAGATTCGCAGCCATACGCTCGTGAAGTCGCTGGCCCTGACGGCGGCCACGACGGTTCGCACCTGGATGGGCACGCTCGACTATCGAGTGTCGTTCTACGATCCCACGATCGATCCGGTCGACCCGCGCTATCGCGGCCAGAAGATCTACATCTTCTGGCACGAGTACATCCTGTTTCCGATCTATCTGCGCGGGCACAACAACCTGGCGATGCTGCTCAGCCAGCACAACGACGCCGACATACTCAGCCGCGTCGCGCATCACTTGGGCTTCCAGTTCGTGCGCGGCTCTTCACGCCGCGGCGGCGCCACCGCTTTGCGCGAGTTATTGGCCAAGAGCCAGAATATGAACCTGACGATCACGCCCGACGGCCCACGTGGGCCGCGCCGCCGTCTGGCGCAAGGGCCCGTCTACCTGGCCTCGAAATTGGGCATCCCGGTCGTGCCGATGGGCTTTGGCTATGATCGGCCGTGGCGCTTTGACAGTTGGGACCGTTTTGCCATTCCGCGCCCCTTCTCACGCGCTCGGGCCGTGGTCAGCCCGATGATGAACATTCCGCCCGATCTCGACCGCGACGGCATCGAGCATTATCGCGTCGAAGTCGAACGGATGCTCAACCGCCTGACGCTCGAAGCCGAAGCCTGGGCCGAGGCCGGCACGCGCAAAGTGAACGAATTCGTCTGCCGCCGCGAACGTTTTGGCACGGGGCGAGACACGGCAGTTGGCTGGCCGCTCGTGCCGAGCAAAGAGATTCTTGCACCACGGAGACACGGAGGCACGGAGTTGGCTGCATAA